From the Candidatus Neomarinimicrobiota bacterium genome, one window contains:
- a CDS encoding Lrp/AsnC family transcriptional regulator, whose protein sequence is MIDKRDIQILKLLQENGRVTASEISKGVELSIPAIGERMKKLTEKGLIKGYSTVLDHKKAGLDLTAFVFIVSEHSDHYESFVEKATASPAVLECHSIIGTGSHILKVRAKNSQALEDLLYEIQNWPGVNRTQSNLVLSSYKETTAIDLNILLSRE, encoded by the coding sequence ATGATCGACAAACGTGATATTCAAATATTGAAATTACTGCAGGAGAATGGCAGGGTAACCGCCAGTGAGATATCGAAAGGGGTTGAACTGTCAATTCCAGCCATTGGCGAACGCATGAAAAAACTTACCGAAAAAGGACTGATTAAGGGCTACTCAACCGTTCTTGACCATAAAAAAGCCGGCCTGGACCTGACTGCCTTTGTCTTCATTGTCAGTGAACATTCGGATCATTATGAGAGTTTTGTTGAAAAGGCAACTGCCTCTCCTGCTGTCTTGGAATGTCACTCAATCATCGGGACCGGCTCACATATTCTTAAAGTACGCGCCAAAAATTCCCAGGCTTTGGAAGACCTGCTCTATGAAATTCAAAACTGGCCTGGCGTGAACCGCACTCAGTCCAACCTGGTGTTGTCATCCTATAAAGAGACCACTGCGATTGATCTGAATATTCTGCTCTCCCGTGAATGA